The Rhododendron vialii isolate Sample 1 chromosome 8a, ASM3025357v1 genome has a window encoding:
- the LOC131335665 gene encoding growth-regulating factor 1-like translates to MDFGEVGMDGLEGPKSSNGSGFLKKGRSGPGEEDWRGSKAAKTDDSDSQKTMLYQQGTNQLLRSNSLLSFDNGGQRENMLSFSSPRSEVTFLTKNGVAAERTGTQNPSFPYFQQTPSYAYSRNSGYGSGGLNGGINGPLGLGARGPFTPSQWVELEHQALIYKHIVSNVPVPANLLIALKKSISPYGLFGWSSGSYAPNSLGAGSFHLGFSGNTDPEPGRCRRTDGKKWRCSRDAVGDQKYCERHINRGRHRSRKPVEGRSGQSVSGTTTNVAPIACSASSASVISSNGADNSSAGVILNRMQIPPSHSVVSPTTNLKAKDSPFSIPKQHIPIKESPHSQFGLISSDSQLNPSQITTSRNYNPVLDFNAHESHDQKPLRPFMDEWPKDQSSSATIAWPEELKSDWTQLSMSIPLASDFSSTSSSSPQDTIAQSPLRLSRDLSQMENCMSLTNHHSESNQKQKNWIPISWGSSVGGPLGEVLNNTSSTVGGCKNSSALNLTRSGVWNGSPQLGSSPTGVLQKTNFVSCSNSSSGGSPRAENKIADGSGSIGDDVLGSTLSCSFSLPSL, encoded by the exons ATGGATTTTGGGGAGGTGGGTATGGATGGATTAGAGGGTCCAAAGAGCAGTAATGGATCTGGGTTTCTCAAAAAGGGGAGATCTGGGCCTGGGGAAGAGGACTGGAGGGGATCGAAAGCAGCCAAAACTGACGACTCTGATTCCCAGAAGACAATGTTGTATCAACAGGGGACTAACCAGCTGCTGAGATCTAATTCTCTGCTCTCCTTTGATAATGGCGGCCAACGTGAGAACATGCTCAGCTTCTCTTCCCCTAGATCAGAAGTTACTTTCCTCACCAAGAACGGAGTTGCAGCAGAAAGGACTGGCACTCAGAACCCATCTTTCCCCTACTTTCAGCAAACGCCTTCTTACGCTTACAGCAGAAACTCAG GGTATGGTTCTGGGGGCTTGAATGGAGGCATTAATGGGCCTCTAGGTCTGGGGGCTAGGGGGCCATTTACTCCATCTCAGTGGGTTGAGCTGGAGCACCAGGCCCTCATCTACAAGCACATAGTGTCAAATGTACCTGTTCCAGCCAATTTGCTTATAGCCCTCAAGAAATCTATCAGCCCTTATGGGTTATTTGGGTGGTCTTCTGGATCCTATGCCCCAAACTCAT TGGGAGCAGGTTCTTTTCATCTAGGTTTCTCTGGCAACACTGATCCTGAGCCAGGGAGGTGTCGTCGGACAGATGGAAAGAAATGGCGGTGCTCAAGAGATGCAGTTGGCGATCAAAAGTACTGCGAACGGCACATTAATAGAGGCCGCCATCGTTCAAGAAAGCCTGTGGAAGGCCGGTCTGGCCAATCCGTATCTGGAACCACCACAAACGTGGCACCGATTGCTTGTTCTGCATCATCAGCATCGGTGATCTCCAGCAACGGTGCTGATAATTCTTCTGCAGGGGTGATTCTCAACAG AATGCAAATTCCTCCAAGCCACTCTGTGGTGTCTCCAACCACCAACCTGAAGGCGAAAGACTCTCCATTCTCCATCCCAAAACAGCATATCCCTATAAAAGAATCCCCTCACTCACAGTTTGGACTCATCTCTTCCGATTCCCAATTGAATCCTTCTCAGATCACAACCTCCAGAAACTACAACCCTGTCTTGGATTTCAATGCCCATGAGTCCCATGACCAAAAACCGCTTCGCCCTTTCATGGATGAGTGGCCCAAGGACCAATCCAGTAGTGCCACCATTGCATGGCCTGAAGAACTTAAATCGGATTGGACCCAGCTCTCAATGTCGATTCCTTTGGCCTCCGATTTCTCATCGACCTCATCCTCATCACCTCAGGACACAATTGCCCAATCACCGCTGAGGTTATCTCGTGACCTCAGCCAGATGGAAAATTGTATGTCTCTTACTAATCACCACAGTGAATCaaaccaaaagcaaaagaatTGGATACCAATATCTTGGGGGAGTTCAGTCGGAGGTCCATTAGGAGAGGTATTGAACAACACCTCTAGCACTGTGGGAGGATGCAAGAACTCATCGGCTTTGAACCTGACGAGGAGCGGAGTGTGGAATGGAAGCCCCCAGTTGGGATCATCGCCCACTGGGGTGTTGCAAAAGACGAATTTTGTTTCGTGCTCAAATAGCAGTTCGGGTGGCAGCCCGAGAGCCGAAAACAAGATCGCCGACGGAAGTGGTAGCATCGGTGATGATGTTCTTGGTTCGACTCTTTCGTGTTCGTTCTCCCTTCCATCATTGTGA
- the LOC131335666 gene encoding light-inducible protein CPRF2-like, with protein sequence MVPHPPQPQSQLPQNNVLNDENALTRGSHQHSPSLSINTHPTPFVPSLSSSHLPPLLEAVFPAMLSAFSAFPSADGMFGTPFLAFEGGFPPWDCQEPFFPFHEHEPSFLSNKIADKPVMSNSGSENSHLNHGFPKSEPDPNLDISSPEPLFSLSKQDPFFPPNNTPPEPVMSNSSSENPNPSPFFSNSGSDSPGSDETNQTGLILDERKRRRMISNRESARRSRMRKKKHLENLRNHVNRLRIGNRELENRLRMVTHQGQLVRRENDQFLSESAMLRQRLWAIQQVLLVRELQPFSASAWPCNNTITSFNERYLAS encoded by the coding sequence ATGGTGCCACATCCACCCCAACCCCAAAGCCAATTGCCCCAAAATAATGTCCTTAATGACGAAAATGCCCTCACTAGGGGGTCCcaccaacactccccctcattGTCCATAAATACCCACCCCACTCCCTTCGTTCCTTCCCTTTCCTCCTCCCACCTTCCTCCCCTATTAGAAGCTGTTTTTCCGGCCATGTTGTCTGCCTTTTCCGCCTTTCCGTCAGCCGACGGAATGTTCGGAACGCCGTTTCTGGCTTTCGAGGGCGGTTTCCCGCCGTGGGATTGCCAAGAGCCCTTTTTCCCCTTCCATGAACACGAACCgtcttttttgtctaataaaatAGCTGATAAACCCGTTATGTCCAATTCCGGTTCGGAAAACTCACATCTTAATCATGGTTTTCCAAAATCTGAACCGGACCCGAATCTGGACATTTCGAGTCCGGAACCTCTTTTTTCCCTCTCAAAACAAGACCCGTTTTTTCCGCCTAATAACACACCACCTGAACCGGTTATGTCCAATTCCAGTTCCGAAAACCCGAACCCAAgtccttttttttcaaattccgGCTCCGACAGTCCTGGTTCGGACGAAACGAACCAGACCGGGTTGATTCTTGACGAGCGGAAACGCAGGCGGATGATTTCGAACCGGGAATCAGCGAGGCGGTCCCGGATGCGGAAAAAGAAACACCTCGAGAACCTGAGGAACCATGTGAACCGGCTTAGGATCGGGAACCGTGAACTGGAGAACCGGCTGCGTATGGTCACGCACCAAGGCCAACTCGTGAGGAGAGAGAACGACCAGTTCCTATCGGAGTCGGCCATGCTCCGGCAAAGACTGTGGGCCATACAACAAGTTTTGCTCGTCCGAGAACTCCAACCATTCTCGGCCTCCGCATGGCCATGCAATAATACCATCACGTCTTTCAATGAACGATACCTAGCTTCATGA